GTGTGCACAGCCGAGTTGAGAAAACCACTTGCCCAGGAGGCACCAGCCAACTGGAGGCAAAGTTCTTTTCTCATCATGACTGCATAATACAAAGGGTGACAGATAGCTACAAAGCGGTCATAGGCCATGGCAGCCAGAAGGATGCACTCAGTACCCACGAAAGAGATGAAGAAGTAGAGCTGAATTACACACCCAGCATAGGTGATGCTCTTCCTCTCAGATAGTAGGTGTCCCAGCATCTGGGGGACATTAGTGGTGGTGTAACAGATATCCAGAAAGGAGAGGTTTcccaggaagaagtacatgggggtgtGAAGCTGAGGGTCCAGGCAAGCGATGGTAATAATAGAGATGTTCCCCACCAGAGTACAGATGTAAGTgaggagaaaaataaagaaaagcagcagctgaagGTCCTGTAGACTGGAGAACCCTAAGATAAGGAATTCAGTCAGAGCTGTTTCATTGCCCattattttggaggacttccactCTTCC
This genomic window from Euleptes europaea isolate rEulEur1 chromosome 18, rEulEur1.hap1, whole genome shotgun sequence contains:
- the LOC130489425 gene encoding olfactory receptor 5V1-like; this encodes MGNETALTEFLILGFSSLQDLQLLLFFIFLLTYICTLVGNISIITIACLDPQLHTPMYFFLGNLSFLDICYTTTNVPQMLGHLLSERKSITYAGCVIQLYFFISFVGTECILLAAMAYDRFVAICHPLYYAVMMRKELCLQLAGASWASGFLNSAVHTYFTFRLPFCGANELNYFFCDIPPLLNLSCGDTTLNEIILLVVGVFIGWTPFICIVLSYVYIISTILKISSSEGRLKAFSTCSSHLTIVLMYYGSAIFTYVRPLSTYSDKDRFISILYSIITPMLNPLIYTLRNKDIKCALNRTFMGKTHSN